The proteins below are encoded in one region of Apium graveolens cultivar Ventura chromosome 4, ASM990537v1, whole genome shotgun sequence:
- the LOC141718570 gene encoding plasma membrane ATPase 1-like, with the protein MKVFRDGRWNEEDDVVLVPGDIISIKLGDIVPADARLLEDDPLKIDQVGLLTTANVLKYNTLQSSLTGESPPVTKGPGDGVYPGSTCKQGEIDVVVIATGVHTFFGKAAYLVDSTNQVGHFQKVLTAIGNFCICSITVGMVDPAVFKIDMLVHFCKEIIVITDERNSVFAKGIDADDVVLMVARASRTENQDAIDTAIVGMLVDPKEVRVQTSKMEMLPSNVDINSWETYNEER; encoded by the exons ATGAAGGTTTTTAGAGATGGAAGGTGGAATGAGGAAGATGATGTTGTTTTGGTGCCTGGAGATATTATCAGCATAAAATTAGGAGATATAGTTCCTGCAGATGCTCGTTTACTTGAGGACGATCCTTTGAAAATTGATCAAGTGGGTCTCCT TACAACTGCTAATGTTCtcaagtataacactttgcagTCATCTTTGACTGGTGAGTCCCCTCCTGTAACAAAAGGGCCTGGAGATGGAGTGTACCCAGGTTCTACATGCAAACAGGGAGAAATTGATGTTGTGGTCATTGCCACCGGGGTTCATACCTTCTTCGGGAAAGCCGCTTACCTTGTTGATTCCACTAATCAAGTGGGCCACTTTCAGAAG GTGTTGACTGCGATTGGTAACTTTTGTATATGCTCTATTACTGTGGGGATGGTG GATCCTGCTGTGTTCAAGATTGACATGCTTGTCCATTTCTGCAAAGAAATAATTGTAATTACTGATGAGAGGAACTCG gtatttgcaaaaggaataGATGCAGATGATGTTGTTCTTATGGTAGCTCGAGCCTCACGAACAGAAAACCAGGATGCAATAGATACCGCCATAGTTGGGATGCTGGTTGACCCAAAGGAG GTTAGAGTTCAGACATCAAAAATGGAAATGTTGCCGAGCAACGTTGATATTAACTCATGGGAGACCTATAATGAGGAAAGATAG